The Patescibacteria group bacterium genome includes a region encoding these proteins:
- a CDS encoding four helix bundle suffix domain-containing protein: MDEKNKGKKSQAGYKYLLTYKQSGEIYDLTVEFCERFLPGRENLRIYEQMVHAGRSGKQNIAEGYCEESLKSYIYLVGVAKASLVELLEDYRDFARQRGITVWARTTEKDKWVKGMMARQDRTGLPLTPGKPLDPLYPFNYMVNLIPMTTYLLDKQIAGLKKKFIEEGGYTENLFRKRMEYRNRDKRQNREQELKKDEQRIKNIYRKDK; this comes from the coding sequence ATGGACGAGAAAAATAAAGGCAAAAAGTCTCAAGCTGGATATAAATATCTTTTAACATATAAGCAGTCAGGGGAAATTTATGATTTGACCGTGGAGTTTTGTGAGCGCTTTCTTCCTGGCAGGGAAAACCTGCGCATATATGAGCAGATGGTCCATGCCGGGAGAAGCGGCAAACAAAACATAGCAGAAGGATATTGCGAGGAGAGTTTAAAAAGTTATATTTATCTTGTTGGCGTGGCTAAGGCGTCATTGGTGGAGTTGCTGGAGGATTATCGAGATTTTGCAAGGCAAAGGGGGATTACGGTGTGGGCGAGAACGACGGAAAAGGATAAGTGGGTAAAAGGGATGATGGCGAGACAAGATAGGACAGGGTTGCCATTAACACCAGGAAAACCCCTTGATCCCCTTTATCCCTTTAATTATATGGTTAATCTCATCCCGATGACCACCTACCTCCTGGACAAGCAAATTGCTGGCTTAAAGAAGAAATTTATAGAGGAAGGCGGGTACACGGAAAATCTTTTTCGCAAGCGGATGGAGTATAGAAATAGAGATAAAAGACAAAATAGAGAGCAGGAGCTTAAAAAGGATGAGCAGAGAATCAAGAATATATATAGAAAAGATAAATAA
- a CDS encoding four helix bundle suffix domain-containing protein, with translation MSGYRKLLSFKQATIVCDFNVEFLKKYVSRFSRTFGQMEQAARSGKQNIVEGCQASRTSSKTELKLLGVARASFEELLADYEDFLRQRGLPIWDKDSPQAQEVRRLSYKSDKSYTTYESYMSAAETAANCAICMIHQTNYLLDRQIDVLEKKFIKEGGYTESLYRKRRDYRGY, from the coding sequence ATGTCGGGATATAGAAAATTATTAAGTTTCAAACAGGCAACGATAGTTTGTGATTTTAATGTCGAGTTCTTGAAGAAATATGTTTCCAGATTTTCGCGGACATTTGGTCAAATGGAACAAGCGGCCAGAAGCGGGAAACAGAATATTGTAGAGGGTTGTCAGGCTTCGCGTACTTCGAGCAAAACCGAGCTAAAGCTTTTGGGGGTGGCGCGTGCCAGTTTCGAGGAACTTTTGGCGGATTACGAGGATTTTTTGCGTCAGCGGGGATTGCCAATTTGGGACAAAGATTCTCCACAGGCGCAGGAGGTGCGGCGATTGTCGTATAAGTCCGATAAATCTTATACGACTTATGAGTCCTATATGTCGGCGGCGGAGACAGCAGCAAACTGCGCCATTTGTATGATTCACCAGACAAACTACTTACTTGATAGACAAATAGATGTTTTAGAGAAGAAGTTTATCAAGGAAGGCGGATATACAGAGAGTCTTTATCGGAAGAGGAGAGATTATAGAGGGTACTAA